Part of the Nicotiana sylvestris chromosome 5, ASM39365v2, whole genome shotgun sequence genome is shown below.
ATGTGGCCACATATGACTATCTCGAGCTATCTAGCTTGAGTTAGACAAGCTTAGAAAAATAGCTTATGCCACATGTGGCCAATGTGTTTGAAATATGATTATCTCGAGCTATCTGGCTTGAGTTAGACAAGCAGAAAAGTATCTTATGCAACCCGTGGTCAGTCTGTCTATTGCTtgctttggggggggggggggttcctcGATCACAACTTCTCGCTAAGATAGATGAATGTAAAAGTTCAGATTTCCTGCACTATATCCTTAGAACAAGATCATTATCCTTACACACATAAATAACCAAAAAGCAGTTTCTGGTTATTTATACGCTATACGCTAATTAAATACGCAACTTTCATCATAAATGTACAATATCAAGAACATTTTATATGTAATACTACTGATGTCATCTAGCAGTTCCCGAATTAGACGCCACATGTTCTGCCATCGCTCTTTCGTTGCTGCTACCAAAGCCAAGCTTCAATGCAAGTTCTTCAACTGCTACTTTGACAACATCTTTTCGAACACCAAAATCAGTTTTATATCTGTTCATAAAATACATCCCCGTCGTTACTGTGGCCACACCAACAGGAGGAATTAGCAACTTCAGAGGGGAGGAAAGTAGTGCAGCTAAAGGAGCGCCAACGACAGAAGAAGAAGCTAGTCCGCTACCTCCAACACCGAGTCTATCAACTGTTAGAAGTCCTGTTTTGCAGTACAGAGCAAAGTCCTCACAATTGTTTTTGAACACAAGATAGTTCCCAAATCCCTTCTGAAGTAGATACATTGCTCGGTGTAGGACTGTTTCTGGAGGATCCGACACTGCAGTAGAGCAAGTTCCCCCTCTTACTTTGGCAAGGAAAACAGGTGAGCTAACTCCATATTCGAATCTGTGGAGTGAATCGTTGCGAAGAAAGCAATCCAGACAAGACAGAACGACGCCACTGTTAGGTAGCTTAAATCCACAATCAGGAAAAGTTGGACATGATGAAGAAATGTCTGATGTTTCCTCAGCCGCAGCATCAGAAGAGGCAGAGGCAGAGGCAGAGACATTGTTAAAATGGACCACTTTGCTTCCACCAACAAAAATACCTATGAATACCATATTTTCAGAAGATTTAATACATAGAGGAGTGATACATAAGTTTTATTGTACCACCAAGAAAGATAGAAAAGTGCGTGGTagaacaacagtaacaacaacaaacccagtagaatcccacaagtgaggtctggggagggtagtgtgtacgctgACCTTACTCCTACCCTAGTAAGATAGAAATCtgttccgatagaccctcggttGTGGTAGagcaacaataataataacaaaccCAATCGAACCCCACAAGTGGAGTCAGGGGagatagtgtgtatgcagactttACCTCTTACCCTGAGatggtagagaggctgttttcgataGACTCTCGGCGGTGGTAGagcaacagtaacaacaacaaacGCAGTGGAACCTCACTAGTGGAGTTTGGGGAAgatagtgtgtacgtagaccttactcTTATCTGGGAAGGTAGAGAGGCCGTTTCCAATAGACTCATGCTGTGGTAGAGCAAGCAACAAtacttaattaattaaaatcataGCTTAAGGCTGCATTTATAAGATGAAGTGGATTCTCGTATGGTTAATCATGTTACTTTGATCAGCTAGATTTCAGTGTGTAATTAAATGATTTTCATGCTTTCACATGTAGTGCACGACCTATATAAACTGAATGCCAATGAAAGTACTGAATTTATATATATAGCCGACCCCAACTAGTTTGGGACTGACGCTTGTTGTTGCAGTACACATATGAACCTCCATACATAGAAAGTCGGCTACTCAGGGCTCAAACACTAGAATTTTCATGCTGATTTCAATAACTATATCAAAATTCCCATGCAAGACATCAATTTAAGCCAGATATACGTATGAACCTCTATATATACAAGTGAGCTACTACCGAGTTCAATATTGTTTGAAACTTTGAATCCAAAATCACACACAGGCCATTGAATCAAGCTATTATAAACATATGCTATGTTTGCTCCGATTCTTTAAAAATGCCACAgtgcgtgtcggatcctccagtAGTAGTGTATTTTTGGAGTATCTGATACGGGTGCGGCAACATTTTTGGAGAGTCCAAGACTCCAAGCAACATAGCACATATGAGCCTCCATACATATAAATTAAGCTACTTGTTCCTCAAAACTATCGCGTCTAGACTTTAAGGGCGTGGTGGCCTAACCATCAAGATCAAGTCGGGGCCTAAAAGATCAAATGGAACAATATATAAACAAGTAAATCCCTGATGCAGGTAAAATGTTGCCAATTTGAGCGCCAAAAAATCCAAATAAAACATATCATGAGCGCCTATTCCACGAGAAAAGACAAATATTGACTGTCAAAACCAAATGAAACATTAAAAATGAAATATTACTGCAGCCTGTTATGATCATATTACCATGGTTTGTGTAAGCAAAGGCAGTTCTGTAAGTGTAAATATGGTCTCCCGGTTTGATTTCACTCCTCTCAACTATGTTTGTCAACAACCCCATCTTCTCTGCTCAACTGTTCTATTCCTAAAGACAATGTACTTAGTAAAAAGTCATTAGTATCTTTTATAATTTCCACTGCAAATCTTTTGATTAATAATATATGCAAGTCAACACATTTCAAAGTCtcttaataataacaaaataGAGATATATACGTGTCCGAAACTGATGGTTTAACGAACGATTTGCTCAACAACTATTGGACAGTCCGGTGCACAAAGCATTCCATATTCACAGAAGTTTCGAAAAGGGCCGCACCCCgaagggtgtgatgtagacagcctaCCCTACCACAACCATTGTTGGctgcttccacggctcgaactcgtgacctatAGGTTACATGCAGACAACTTTATGGTTGCTCCAAGACTCACCTTATAATGAAAAGGATGGTTACGTTTATCCTAATGATTGCTCAACAACTGTTACCAATGGAAAAAGATTGATATATTTATACTAATGAAATCCGTGACATGAAGATAAGTATGTATGTttggtcttttttatttttaaaatttagctATATATTCTATGTCTGTGATTACATGGATTCCAAGCTACTAGTAGTATTAAACTTTTTCAGAGGTTTTCTAATGGGGAAGTAGGTAGCCTTCTAGCCTTGACAAATTCAATCTTATTGCTCCATTTAGCAAAGCAGTATTATACTACACAGTGTGCATCTTACATTTTTTATATATGTAAAATGAGAGGATTAAGCGATCATATTCGCCAAAAGATGCAAATAGCGCACATTAAGTATAAAATAAGAGAGATTCTTGAGATGGTTTAGTCATGTCTTGCGTCGACCTTCAGATGCATTGGTCGAAAGGTGAAACCATGGTCAGTGAAAGTGTTAACATAGAAAAGATAGACGTAAAATCACATGAAAAAAGTTTCGAGAAACCTATAATCTCTTGGAATCCATCTAGACATAGTAAAAGATTGGACACAATAGAAGAAAAAGATTTATATAGACGATAACAATTAGTTGAGAATATATTTTACTTATCTAGTACATTTACTTTAGGTCCTATGCTTTCTAAAGTAGAGTCTTTTAACTATCTTAGAGATTTTTGTGCAAgtagaaaatatataaaaaaaaattagtacttttattttcatttttattttgtatAAAGTTGTCCCGAGATGAATTTAAATGGAGAATGCGGTCATTGAGAATTCATATATCCGTCTTTAATTTATTTGGGATTGAGGCATAGTAATAGTAATTGTtgtatttccttttccaaatGATTCTCCAATAATTTAATACATACTTCTCTACTAAATGTAAGGgccaaaaaatacaaaataaacatTGAAAGCATATAAGTAATAGGTTTAACAATCTCAAAaccaaatgaaaaaaataaaaagaggaaATTAAAGATTACAGCAGCAGCCTATTGTGAATTTTACCTGTCGACTCTGTTTGTATGGACGTTTCAACAACTGTTACCAATGGAAAAAAGATGTACTATATATTATACTAACGGAAAATACATAAGTGCCTCTGACCTATACCTAGATTACTAACTACACACTCTATTTTTGCGGGGATTTTTGTTACCcctaaattattttaaagtaaattatttgcacccttaaaGCTGACGTGACAGAGTGTGTATTTCACTTTCCGagagaagtaaaaaaaaatgattttcagatttttacttttactttattaccattttttcttacctttttttttccttttccttttcctttttctttgtctttttcttttactttcttttttcgtttcttctctaattccgACGAATATTCATTCACCGGTGACTTTGTCTAACCATTTTTCTTccatttattttgtttttctttttcctttttttatccttttcacacacaaattaaactctcaaaaagatctattcataagcaaagcaaaatacactCAGATTTGGCGAAAAAATTCATTATCAGAAAACCTTCTTCCCCGCTGAAAAAAATTGAGGTATTGAAATATTAACTGGAAAAAGTCTTCTCAGCTTATAttcgtttttctttcttttgctctTTCTCCCACACATAAATTACACCTACAACAAAAAAATCTATATATATAGCACACTTAGATCGGGATAAAAATTTGTTGCCGTAAAAAATAATCTCCTTGAAATTTCAACGACCACCATTTTATGTCGTCAatgaccaaaacaaaaagaaaaaaaatgaaataacaaaaaaagtgataataataagaaataagaaaaagaataaaaaaagtactTATTAAATATACACGTGGTGGTACTGCGTGTAATTCACCACTTGTCAAGAGTTTGGTTGTCTAATTTTAGGGTGGTATTTATTCCATTTAAAAAAAGTTTAGAAGGCTAATAAGATTCCCGTAAAGATAAAATGTGTAATTGAAAATCCGAGTATAGGTCGGGTTACTTATGGCATTTTCCCTTATACTAATaaagttctttttctttttcagctttAGCTATTGTGAGAGACTGTTAATTTTGGAGGAAATATGTTAAGGGGTGAAGACAAATTACTGTAG
Proteins encoded:
- the LOC104223889 gene encoding protein LEAD-SENSITIVE 1-like → MGLLTNIVERSEIKPGDHIYTYRTAFAYTNHGIFVGGSKVVHFNNVSASASASSDAAAEETSDISSSCPTFPDCGFKLPNSGVVLSCLDCFLRNDSLHRFEYGVSSPVFLAKVRGGTCSTAVSDPPETVLHRAMYLLQKGFGNYLVFKNNCEDFALYCKTGLLTVDRLGVGGSGLASSSVVGAPLAALLSSPLKLLIPPVGVATVTTGMYFMNRYKTDFGVRKDVVKVAVEELALKLGFGSSNERAMAEHVASNSGTAR